In Flavivirga abyssicola, the following are encoded in one genomic region:
- a CDS encoding FtsL-like putative cell division protein, whose product MKKNIYNILKGTFLVSDDSFKNWRFIIFISVLAIIMIASSHSADKKVYEIARLKNEVKEMRSAFVDGRSKLMRLKMESAVIRKMKEKGISPSVIPPKKIKVKPQK is encoded by the coding sequence ATGAAAAAAAACATCTATAACATATTAAAAGGAACTTTCTTGGTAAGTGATGATTCTTTTAAGAATTGGAGGTTTATCATTTTTATTTCTGTTTTAGCAATTATAATGATAGCAAGCTCGCATAGTGCAGATAAAAAAGTATATGAAATTGCCCGATTAAAAAATGAAGTTAAAGAAATGCGTTCGGCATTTGTTGATGGGCGTTCCAAGCTTATGAGGCTTAAAATGGAGTCAGCAGTTATTAGGAAAATGAAAGAAAAAGGTATATCGCCATCGGTGATCCCGCCTAAAAAAATAAAAGTAAAACCTCAAAAATAA
- a CDS encoding penicillin-binding protein: MFVFGLAVMFKLLSIQFLQGDKYRSLVDKRDIQDITIPANRGNVYANDGSLLATSIPKYNIAIDAVTSQRKTFEEFIKPLCDSLSGYLGKSSSYYEREIRKARLNKNQYYLLVKNINYTDYVRFRNFPLLKRGAISGGLIVEQKTKREFPMGSIARRTIGYERFDEDGNVTRPGIDGAFGLKYLRGTDGIRKKQKIGNGKWKPMTDHNQVEPKDGYDVYTTIDVNIQDIAHHALLKQLNKYEAEHGCVVVMEVKTGEVRAISNLGRTTKGVYYEKLNYAVGESHEPGSTFKVMAMMAALEDRVIDTSTIVDTKKGRKRFYGRYINDSHHGGYGEISAARALEVSSNIGLATIIDKHYSDNPKKFIERLKEWSLNKPLGVSIIGEGEPDIPEPGDKKWSRNALPSMAYGYNLELTPLQTLAFYNAIANNGELVKPRFLKAVKEFDEDIETFDKEVIKKKICSDETLNKIREILKNIVVRGTGEKLYSENFSMAGKTGTARTEYWMKGWEDDKRYISSFSGYFPVENPKYSCIVVIHKPSTEVGFYGADVTGPVFKRIAQKIYTDTPRIDEVRSLKVKVASAEKEYESFYKTASTYRTIMPNVIGLPAMDALALLENMDVNIKVKLSGNGVVKSQSVNKSEKLKDNQIVVLKAS; this comes from the coding sequence ATGTTCGTCTTTGGGCTTGCTGTGATGTTTAAATTGTTAAGCATTCAGTTTTTGCAAGGAGATAAGTACCGGTCTTTAGTCGATAAAAGAGATATTCAAGATATTACTATTCCAGCAAACAGAGGCAATGTATATGCTAACGATGGTAGTTTGTTGGCTACATCCATCCCTAAATATAACATAGCGATAGATGCTGTAACCTCACAGCGGAAAACCTTCGAAGAATTTATAAAGCCGTTATGCGATTCTCTTTCGGGTTATTTAGGGAAATCTTCAAGCTATTATGAGAGAGAAATAAGAAAAGCTAGGTTAAATAAGAATCAATACTACCTATTAGTTAAAAATATTAATTACACAGATTATGTACGGTTTAGAAATTTTCCGCTTTTAAAACGGGGCGCTATTTCTGGAGGATTGATTGTTGAACAAAAAACGAAACGAGAGTTTCCTATGGGTAGCATTGCAAGACGTACTATTGGGTATGAGCGATTTGATGAAGATGGGAATGTAACCAGGCCAGGTATTGATGGTGCTTTTGGACTAAAATACTTAAGAGGAACAGACGGCATAAGAAAAAAACAGAAAATAGGTAATGGTAAGTGGAAGCCAATGACCGATCATAATCAAGTGGAGCCAAAAGATGGTTATGATGTATATACAACCATAGATGTTAATATTCAAGATATTGCTCACCATGCACTTTTAAAACAGCTAAATAAGTATGAAGCTGAACATGGTTGTGTGGTGGTTATGGAAGTGAAAACAGGAGAAGTTAGAGCTATTTCAAATTTGGGTAGAACCACTAAAGGGGTGTATTATGAAAAATTAAATTATGCAGTAGGGGAAAGTCATGAGCCAGGTTCTACGTTTAAGGTAATGGCGATGATGGCAGCTTTAGAAGATCGAGTTATTGATACGTCTACAATTGTTGACACTAAAAAAGGTAGAAAAAGATTTTATGGTAGATATATAAATGATTCTCATCATGGGGGGTATGGCGAAATTTCGGCAGCTCGCGCGTTGGAGGTTTCTTCTAATATTGGTTTGGCAACTATAATAGATAAGCACTATTCCGATAATCCTAAAAAATTTATAGAAAGACTTAAAGAATGGAGCTTGAACAAACCTTTAGGTGTTTCTATTATAGGAGAAGGAGAGCCTGATATTCCTGAGCCAGGTGATAAAAAATGGAGTAGAAATGCACTGCCTTCCATGGCATATGGTTATAATTTAGAGTTAACACCACTTCAAACCTTGGCTTTTTATAATGCTATAGCAAATAATGGGGAGCTAGTTAAGCCAAGGTTTTTAAAAGCAGTAAAGGAATTTGATGAAGACATAGAAACCTTCGATAAAGAAGTGATCAAGAAAAAGATTTGCTCTGATGAAACTCTAAATAAGATACGAGAAATTTTAAAAAATATAGTGGTTAGGGGTACAGGAGAAAAACTGTACTCTGAAAATTTCTCAATGGCTGGAAAGACAGGGACTGCAAGAACCGAATATTGGATGAAAGGCTGGGAAGATGATAAAAGATATATATCCTCATTTTCTGGATATTTTCCTGTAGAAAACCCAAAATATTCATGCATAGTGGTTATTCATAAGCCAAGTACAGAAGTTGGGTTTTATGGCGCAGATGTTACAGGGCCAGTATTTAAAAGAATAGCACAAAAAATATATACAGATACTCCTAGGATTGATGAGGTGAGATCTCTTAAAGTTAAGGTGGCTTCGGCAGAAAAAGAATATGAAAGTTTTTATAAGACAGCAAGCACTTATAGGACGATAATGCCAAATGTCATTGGTTTACCTGCAATGGATGCTTTAGCGCTTTTAGAGAATATGGATGTTAATATAAAAGTGAAGCTTAGCGGGAATGGTGTTGTGAAATCGCAATCTGTTAATAAAAGCGAAAAATTAAAAGACAATCAAATAGTGGTTTTAAAAGCATCATGA